DNA sequence from the Pichia kudriavzevii chromosome 4, complete sequence genome:
atgtaGAGAATGAGAACACGATACTCATACTCACACCACTGATAACCCCTTTATACGAAACAATAGATAAAAGTGGTCACAAATCTCACATAAATAGCATTGACAAAACAGAGTTTTCCAAgttaaatttgaattatGGGGAGGATGTATTTATTAAATTTGGTCAGTATCTATCTAAGTACAGATCAGGCTATAATATATTACATTCAAGCTATAATTCCAACGGGATTACCTCTTTTCATGAAGAACTGATCCTAAAATCTAAagtgattttatttttttgcGCTGAAACTTCTAATAATCTTTATCAAGTTGGTGTGTCAAAGCATGTATCAATGCTATGCAATTCTGTACCCAACAGAAGCAAGGTAGTAGATACTACTAATTCTAAAAAGATGATTATAATCAGCGTGGCTTCCCCAACGGACTTTTTATATGATATTAATCTTGGAGGATCACCTACAGGCTATGTTTGCACTTATGATTACACATTTGACGCCTTATATCATTTGccaaaaatattatttgGTGAAAGGAAGGCTACTGGGAAGATACCGGGTCTCATTGTCCAATCTACATCCAAAACAGCCAATGTCGAAAAGAATAACCATCGTAAGCACAGTTGGTTGGTTGAAACATTTAATTTCAAGAGAGATTGGAATAATTTGGTGAcacttttgaagaataacAACTATTTAGCATATTCTGAGAAGGATTCGGTTTTGACCAGCTTGAAGCTTTTGATGTATGATACGGAGAatcattgttgttttgttgtCAGGAATACCAGTCTAAATATTATACTGGGATTTTCCAGTGCATGGGTTTATCCAAATCATACTAAGAATACCATTGGTGGTAAGACCAATATTGGCAACTTTATGTTCCTTTTGGTCGATAGAAACAAGAGAGATATTTCAATTGGTAATTATTTGTATACAAAAACTGTGAAGTATTTGTTTGAAGACAGAGATTGCTTCAAAGTATATTTGGGACGTAACTTCCCAAAATTTACAACTATAAATGATTTGCTGCTAAATCCTACAGAGGGAAACAATAGAACTTTGGAATTTTTTAAATCGTATGGATGTGATCTCAGTGACGAAGCATCAGTATCAGCAATATCTTCTCATTTAGGAAGAGCACACACAGGAGCCGGGAAGTCTAAGTTACAAAATCTTCAAGGATCATGCAATTTGGGCTTTGGAATAAACCAGAGCATAGAGGTAATaactgatgaaaatattttagACAAGTCTACTGGAGTGCAAAATGGTCCAAAATCTCAACTTGATGTTAACattttaaagaagaaagtcAAATGTCTAATGAAGCTCGACAATATTTTGAGCTGGAAAGTTTCAGAAAATTTGGTTCGTCAACTACAAGTTGTGGGGATaatgtttgatatttgTAGGAACCCTGCAGATATTCTATCTTCCCAAAATAGCACTTCTAATGATATAGAACGTCAATTAGATTTAAGTAGCCATGAAATATACTCGGAACTATTGAAGGACTTTAATTCGTGTGGTAAAGATAAGCAATATTTTGATGGATCCAGTAACCTACAGATCATTGTGGCTATTGAGCCATTGAGAAAGAGCATAGTTGGCAGTTTGGtagttttcaatgataaatcaaaattctcaaaattctatccttctcttcaattttctACTGAGTTACAACTGTCCCAACTCCAGAGGTACGCATGTATTGCAGGTCTATTTGTCGATCCATCGTATACGGCTCTCTCTGAAGTTTTCGAATTGGGGTTGATATGCACTGCTCTGATGTTTGTGAAAGGTCAACACAAGGATTGTCCCAGAGTTTTTATTACAGATGTCAATGAAAACCAAGTGAAAAGTCTCAACGATAACGGATTTGACATTGTGGATAGATACTATAATTACTATGGCGTGATTATTGAGGATTAGAGGAAACAAATATTGTATTATAATACATCTGTATAGTTTTCTATATAACTGCACTGAGCGTTTAATTCGTAAAGGCATCATCATCACAAACCAACAGGCAATTTTTATGTTCTTTAATAAAGGTACTTGGAATGTCGGATGTAACAGGAGAGGTCAAAGTCTTCCTCAAgatttctcttttattttccccgaaaaccaaaaagatCACCTCGTTAGATTGATCCAAGACTGTTGAAATTCCAACACTCAAAGCATACTTGGGGACCTTCTCGGCTTGGTTTCCAAAAAAACGTGAATTTGCAATAATTGTGGACTCTTGGAGCTTTACTTTTCTTGTAATCGAGTTCCTAACAGATCCGGATTCGTTGAATGCAATGTGTCCATTCGGACCAATTCCACCcatgaatatttgaaatgGTCCATATTCTTTGATCAACCTTTCATAAGCTGCACACTCTTGTTCATAATTGTCAGCCAACCCGTCTAAAATATGTATGTTTTCCTCCTTGATATCAATATGACTGAAGAATTTATCAAACATGAAATAATGATATGACTGTCTATCAGAAGGGGCTAGACCGCAATATTCATCCATATTAAACGTAACCACGTTTGCAAACGAAACTTTGCCATCACGGTAAAGCTGAACGAGTCTGCTGTATACCGGTTCCGGTGAGGAGCCTGTTGGCAACCCCAAAACATACGgctttgaagatgttggcttgaaattgttgatggaaTCAACAATATGTCTAGCAACAAAATCAGCAGCTGCCTCTCTGGTGTCGTATTTGCGTAGTTCAAACATGGGAGGTTTCTGTCTGACAAGCACAACTAAACTTTGGAGATATGCATGCTCCCCCGCTAGCTGGATTCTGTTCCTTATTTAATATAACCTAAAGTATAGGCGGTATACTTGATGTTACAAAAATACAGCTTCTAGTTTAATGTTACAGTTACCCTTGTATAGTGTCGTATTTCCCTTATCAGGAAGAAACATTCTGGTGCTCGACAAGGAAAACGAAAATCCGCCTGCGAATTTCCACTTACAGCTGAGGCACGTGACATCCGTATCCATATTCTGAGTGCCACGGCTATATGCTGTAAGGATGCCTATCTCCTCTTTCTAACGATTGCCACCAGCCTTAAGCACACTGTTACTATGGTGAACGTAATGAGGGAAATAACCAACGTCAACCGGGGGCAAGTAGTAGTTGTCACTGGCTCGATAGTACTTGTAACTTGAGGCCACCGAGGACGGCGAGGCGTCTTGTGAGCCATTCCCATGGCCCGTGGAGTCAGGATTTGGACCAAATCTGCAGACATTGCTACCATTAGCGGGTTCTATTGCCGGTACTATATTTTCCTTACAACTATTACCTTCCAAAGAGGTtaatttttccttcaagTCCATTTTATTTGCTCTAGGGCCTCTTGTAGAagctatttttttgattttgccaATCAGAATATCACCCTTCTGAGAATAAAAGCTTGGATTTCGGCCTCTAACAATAATCTTCTGAGACTCCAGTGTTTTGGTCAGGAGAGTCTGGACTTTCCCCCAACGtgttttttcaaaggaGACATCAAGTATGACGTTGTAATGCTTATTGGCAGCATCGTGTCTATTATTGGCAGTGGCGGATTTGAACTTGATTTGATCCCATAGGAAAATGACTTCATTGTACGAGTTACTCAGCCGGAGAAGGTCGCTGAAGCTGACCAAAGTCTTTGTACTGTTTATACTTATAATGTTACCGTTTAACCCAGAAGACGAGccattgaaggaaaacTCCTCAAAGCCGGTGATCACACTAATTTTCGATTTGTCCTTGCCATCAAACTTCCTCAAACTTGTATGTAAACACAATGTCACTTGATCAAAGGCCGACTCCAGCCCTCTCTGTTGCAACTCTTTGATATATCGGAGGTCCATGGGGAGACTTATAGTGGTTGAATTCCGCCTGTAGCAAAATAAAAGCGCCAGATTTTCGTTCTTCTCCAAAGACATTTGCGATATGTTGCTCGATAGCTTCCCATATGACTCACGGTCGATATATATTTTACCCGTTATACCGCCCTTGAGAACGATCGACTTCCCTAGAGTATCCATGATGTTTGGAGAACAAGCATCTGGTGGactttcactttttttttcataaaGAGTCAGGACCTTCTCGGAGATCATCTGTGTCACTGTAAACCTCTCATCCAGGGCTGGATCCTCTCCAGAGAGACCGGTATGCATCGATACTGGCTCTTCTCTCACGGTACTGAATTGCAACGAGTTTACGTTTGTCATAGAGCCAGGTGCCCCTGCTTGTAATTGGACGGGCAAGGGAGAAGTCGCCGGTATACTTAGAGTGTTTGGCCTTTGCTCTGGGAGTGCTGGCCTGGAGAAAACGGCTTCTGTGTTCTTCATCAACGTATCTAGTGATATATTGGACAAATTCTGACTTCTGTCATACGGGTATAAATCGTTCAAATCTGGGAAGTTTGAGTTGAGTATAGTTTCCTGCGGCAAATACATGGCATAACTGGCAGCACCCTTCATTCCCGACTTGTGGTCACTGTCTGTATTCTCCATAGCACCCAAAAAGTCAAGCTCTGTGCCTTGCGTATGCGCTGGGCTGAAAATCTTGGCATTTTCAGGTGCCGTCTCCAAACTGCCTTCCCCCTCTCGAATAGGCTCCAATCGAGTGTTCTGCAACTCTCTTAGGAAAAGCATGGCAAACTCGTCGTCAATTGTGTTTGTACCTCCTAGCTTGTCTGTTGGAATGCCACTAGAGTTTGTCATTTCCATCAATGTGCAAATACTGTCTCCTTAGGAAAACCTCTTTTAGagttttcttccttttaAGTGTGCGGGTTTGTTCTCGTTATttacatatatatttatatttatatttatctATCCAGAGAATTGCAGCAGCTCTTGAAATTCAAGgtggggggggggaggCGCGAAAAGGGTGGAAAAAATTGCCGATAAGGAGGAGATATGCTTATTAAGATCCATTGGAGCGGAGCGGGATGAAGGAGGTAGCAGTGGGTACACCTCTATGAGGATGCCTTCGTTAAGTTTAAGTATTAAGGAAATAGTGTACACAAGCCATCCATTAGGAAGAGATACAATGCCAAACTATAAACATAGACTTCTCTGGGTTGCACATGCTGCAATGGCGGCGCCGTAGATACTGCTATCCTCGACAAATCCAAAAGTAATATTGGGTAGCTTGTATATATGTTTTTTATTCCCCAGTATTTCAAGAACGGTTTCCTTGTACCTTGGGAAATGCTGCAACATGGACCCAACAACGGAGATGGTCAAAATGTCGGTGTCGATGTGGCCAGAGACTCGCAACATGGCAATAATGTAGGAAGCAAGAACAATTGAGGCACGATGGATCACCACCTCTGTTATAATCTTGAGGATTCCAATTTCATCCTTTGATATATATTCCAATTGTAAAGCCGTGCACAGTTTGCCTCTTacctcatcatcatcatcatcatcatcagacAAACACAATTCGCCGAGTAATTCGGCAGACAGGGAATATTCGGCGCCTCCTTCTGAATGCTTTTCCATGTCCATGGTCTTCATAAGAATCCTCCGAATTATCTCAGGTATGTATCTCCCCGAGGTAATCACCTCAAGAGGCTGGAACACACCATAGTCGCCCGTTGTCATGTGCGGATAGGGCAATTCTTGCTCGGATATTACGTCCCACAATGGGTTCATTTCTTTGTCTGCCTCACTTATATGGGGGAAGAGGTGATACCCCAAAAAAGAAGCTTCGGCATTGACTAGGATTTTCTCCTCTCCAAAATTGGGCTTTAGAAATCCAATCTTTCCATAGGAGAGTTTCTCTTTGTCAACAAAGAAGCAAGAATTAACACCGGTTCCCTGAACTAATCCAAGCTTGGAGTTTATCAAATAAGACCCTGCAACAAACCCAGAAACCGAATCGTTTATAATTGCATAGATTTCAATGTCAAGACCAAATCTGGTAAaagattcttcaaagatatccttcaaatctttACCTTTAAATTCCAAGCATACAGAAAATCCTTTACCTAGATCAGAAACAACAGCTCTGTTTGGTGCCTCAATTTGTAATAGGGGGAAACTCCAAGTAATACCCACTTTCATAGAGCCCCTAGAATTCTCCAGCAAAACCTTCATGTCGTTTGCAATCAAAGATTTAAAATTACCTGCAATccattcaaagaattgttgGTCTAAATGCttattatcatcaaataTAACCCAtgatttattgataatacACTCCGCcttattttcttctaaaaACTTTATTACCGAAATACGTAAAGTCGAACCGCCAATATCAATCACTGCATAGTATTCGTCGGGCAGACAGTTTGAATCACAGACAACATTGAAGCAAGGCAACATGCAGTTTTGGGATTTCTGAAGCGACTCATGGATGGAATTTTCGAATTCTCTTGTGATGGTGTCAAAATTCTTCTCTATTTCATGTATTTTTAGATAAGACATTATGGCCTGTTTGACTTCAGCAGAATTTGTGTTATTTTTCTGCAGGGCAAGTGAATCTGTGGATGAATCTGAGAAGTTATCTGTAGAAATTAGTAAAGGCCCACCCTTTAATATTTCCAGACCCGACACCGGCGCCCGGGAATCTTCTTCAGTATCTGTTCTGAGTTGACTAACGAGATAGGACATTTGTAGTTGAGATATCATCTACTTTTATATGTTGGTCAATATGGGCCTTGGTGAAGATACTGGAACAGTAGACGAGTATCTAAATATaagaaataaaggaaaGCGGATGAAGATTAAATGCAACCTATTTATTTGATTCcccaaacaacaaaattgaaactcTATAGTCAGAAATGTTACTCAATGAATAGTGAAACAGAATATACATGTTCATAGAGGAGTAGGCGTTGCAACTCTGCTTTTACACCACACACGCGTAATGTGGTAAGACAGACTGTTTGGTTATTCAGGTGCAAAACCACTAAAAAGTCCAATAATAAGCCGAGCCTAGAGTTTAATGTGACAAAGCTAGTCAAATAGAACTCTGATAGCAAAAAATTCTAATGTTGTTGTCTTGGattaaaattgaaagtgCAACTCAACAAATTAGAAAACAAATTTCAACTTCTGTGCGATAAGtgattttcttctaatCTTGGCGTGTAACACAAGCCTGTCTTTATGTTACAGTCATTCTTCCGGTGTGAATGAAATGTGCAACATCAACGAGCTGTTGCATTCGAACAGCCGAGCCAAATTCCAGTGTAGCAATGAAGTAGATGtctttattgaaaatacaaGGGCATGCAGTAGATATTTCTCTCACAAAGATACCAACAAAATCCTTGGGAGATGAGTCACGTGACACCGACAAAAGCTACAAGAGCATATCTCTTGCTATGTTGGATTTAGATGGCAGTGCTTTACTTTGAATAATATCAATTAGTCAATATACCTTAATTTACACTCTTAAAAACATTAGCTTAGTGATATAACTTATAAGTGTCCTTCAGTGTGCCATCTGCAGACAGAATATTGAGATCGGCATCACAGCCAGGCCTTAGAAACCCCTTTCGGTGTGCAATATTGAGAGATGTAGCAGGgttgttggtgatggtTGCCAGGGCCTCTGCAAGGGGTATACCTGTCCATTTGATGAGATTGTGTACACAGTCAATCAAATGGGTTGCCGATCCCGCTATGGTATCGGTACCTTGTAGCAGTAGCAAAGACCCTTTCTTTTGAACCGACTGATTCCCCCTCTGGTAGTGGCCGTCTTCCAAACCAATCAAATACAAGGCATCGGTGACAAGGATAGTCTTTGAGGGATTGGCCATGTAAGCCGCCCGGACGGCACTAGGATGGACATGCACACCGTCGGCAATAATACCATAGAAGGGAATCTTATCTGAAGGTAAGGTATCCTTT
Encoded proteins:
- a CDS encoding uncharacterized protein (PKUD0D03070; similar to Saccharomyces cerevisiae YLR446W; ancestral locus Anc_4.336); amino-acid sequence: MISQLQMSYLVSQLRTDTEEDSRAPVSGLEILKGGPLLISTDNFSDSSTDSLALQKNNTNSAEVKQAIMSYLKIHEIEKNFDTITREFENSIHESLQKSQNCMLPCFNVVCDSNCLPDEYYAVIDIGGSTLRISVIKFLEENKAECIINKSWVIFDDNKHLDQQFFEWIAGNFKSLIANDMKVLLENSRGSMKVGITWSFPLLQIEAPNRAVVSDLGKGFSVCLEFKGKDLKDIFEESFTRFGLDIEIYAIINDSVSGFVAGSYLINSKLGLVQGTGVNSCFFVDKEKLSYGKIGFLKPNFGEEKILVNAEASFLGYHLFPHISEADKEMNPLWDVISEQELPYPHMTTGDYGVFQPLEVITSGRYIPEIIRRILMKTMDMEKHSEGGAEYSLSAELLGELCLSDDDDDDDEVRGKLCTALQLEYISKDEIGILKIITEVVIHRASIVLASYIIAMLRVSGHIDTDILTISVVGSMLQHFPRYKETVLEILGNKKHIYKLPNITFGFVEDSSIYGAAIAACATQRSLCL
- a CDS encoding uncharacterized protein (PKUD0D03060; Pfam Domains: Glyco_hydro_3(1.6e-21)) is translated as MLALNRKRAISSDEDCTYKQEKKQTIDQTKEVDESDQEHDERESYYRRLVGNFFMVGFEGTSVNEEIASLISKYYIGSIILSGRNFIDATQTKKLITDLQAIAKNSGYKYPIIFVIDEEGGMLNSLFDREFVTQFPGAMAMGAAGSVDLTYKVYRSIAKELKSIGFSMYLGPVLDILKYRVATFIQQMIGVRAYGYNAQSVVEMGRVAAKAFKDEQLFNCGKHFPGYGSATINSNFELPMILESTEQLFESSLIPYMELIKEDLLDSILVGGCAVPGVNNNDLHACLSPTIVTNILRDQLNFKGVVVSECLLLEALDRNFGVVQGCISAFSVGCDLIMLCSNYRIQREAIVALKSVIEDCSIDQKIVENSLDRIHHLHKKLPSWTEVLADRSMLSPDVIAHHKSLSMKAYEKSITVIRDAGLPINKYLNENVENENTILILTPLITPLYETIDKSGHKSHINSIDKTEFSKLNLNYGEDVFIKFGQYLSKYRSGYNILHSSYNSNGITSFHEELILKSKVILFFCAETSNNLYQVGVSKHVSMLCNSVPNRSKVVDTTNSKKMIIISVASPTDFLYDINLGGSPTGYVCTYDYTFDALYHLPKILFGERKATGKIPGLIVQSTSKTANVEKNNHRKHSWLVETFNFKRDWNNLVTLLKNNNYLAYSEKDSVLTSLKLLMYDTENHCCFVVRNTSLNIILGFSSAWVYPNHTKNTIGGKTNIGNFMFLLVDRNKRDISIGNYLYTKTVKYLFEDRDCFKVYLGRNFPKFTTINDLLLNPTEGNNRTLEFFKSYGCDLSDEASVSAISSHLGRAHTGAGKSKLQNLQGSCNLGFGINQSIEVITDENILDKSTGVQNGPKSQLDVNILKKKVKCLMKLDNILSWKVSENLVRQLQVVGIMFDICRNPADILSSQNSTSNDIERQLDLSSHEIYSELLKDFNSCGKDKQYFDGSSNLQIIVAIEPLRKSIVGSLVVFNDKSKFSKFYPSLQFSTELQLSQLQRYACIAGLFVDPSYTALSEVFELGLICTALMFVKGQHKDCPRVFITDVNENQVKSLNDNGFDIVDRYYNYYGVIIED
- a CDS encoding uncharacterized protein (PKUD0D03066; Pfam Domains: NDT80_PhoG(1.1e-10)) produces the protein MEMTNSSGIPTDKLGGTNTIDDEFAMLFLRELQNTRLEPIREGEGSLETAPENAKIFSPAHTQGTELDFLGAMENTDSDHKSGMKGAASYAMYLPQETILNSNFPDLNDLYPYDRSQNLSNISLDTLMKNTEAVFSRPALPEQRPNTLSIPATSPLPVQLQAGAPGSMTNVNSLQFSTVREEPVSMHTGLSGEDPALDERFTVTQMISEKVLTLYEKKSESPPDACSPNIMDTLGKSIVLKGGITGKIYIDRESYGKLSSNISQMSLEKNENLALLFCYRRNSTTISLPMDLRYIKELQQRGLESAFDQVTLCLHTSLRKFDGKDKSKISVITGFEEFSFNGSSSGLNGNIISINSTKTLVSFSDLLRLSNSYNEVIFLWDQIKFKSATANNRHDAANKHYNVILDVSFEKTRWGKVQTLLTKTLESQKIIVRGRNPSFYSQKGDILIGKIKKIASTRGPRANKMDLKEKLTSLEGNSCKENIVPAIEPANGSNVCRFGPNPDSTGHGNGSQDASPSSVASSYKYYRASDNYYLPPVDVGYFPHYVHHSNSVLKAGGNR
- a CDS encoding uncharacterized protein (PKUD0D03063; Pfam Domains: Glucosamine_iso(1.2e-125)), whose product is MFELRKYDTREAAADFVARHIVDSINNFKPTSSKPYVLGLPTGSSPEPVYSRLVQLYRDGKVSFANVVTFNMDEYCGLAPSDRQSYHYFMFDKFFSHIDIKEENIHILDGLADNYEQECAAYERLIKEYGPFQIFMGGIGPNGHIAFNESGSVRNSITRKVKLQESTIIANSRFFGNQAEKVPKYALSVGISTVLDQSNEVIFLVFGENKREILRKTLTSPVTSDIPSTFIKEHKNCLLVCDDDAFTN